In Malassezia japonica chromosome 2, complete sequence, one DNA window encodes the following:
- a CDS encoding uncharacterized protein (COG:S; EggNog:ENOG503P7GQ): MSWRAWSKGEDESARAAALATFLEDDQGTLEEKKVLALSVKDALVQEMVDIELRTKLVRVAHKLSQDKVQSEPLQNGALIHKVAAFAGEEPFGTDLELQDYALRMVHNLFVMNRDLVTLADEDLMDLLLPILDDNGLIEKGYGGDPPSFALRCVLATSTVCLSQPWYRIAAKAKQQRVMDVVTALVGKLVPTRDAPMDSWEPPLESSVVLTLALHSIPEDMEGSQQLYIYAESAFLACKTSPTTLLSSGVTGPASLLTFCRVPSGAYFARMIEMAKKVSSLLKQSTERYIDAETRGPTKLAKEEDVNVESNQAPLWALALKFAEIDSSTLREEMTPYFFKHGADDAPEDAPGALTLPQWRVLMSSEVFFMLSYVVGQVFFHLGKGSVKLLLRRFGFELCAGVLSAIGAERLAQHESEISKRLDEPDEIYDRVPLVEDDISVEQFYKMVEIFGGPGGITMKNPVEQAAEEGKLEEVEQKMRDMELKKIQEEDEEDQRAVEEWAQLKMKRTAPKRDAPCDSAARMGRAWGAASVLGLAEAVLSHASLVREANVLCTRLGADANFQLAVQRPFPCGLARSVHDSAAGMAASELDPGTHGHVVPVAVVRVVDRRTSAIHYWDLATLAEQVKVLHRIHSSLHNPGVAQHTDVYTQLFRGASHGFAHLGTARIPTFPLAEQSHGTWRVPIHSTHLGTLGHCRVSVMYVCTTKDGVVGRISVDELDGLTEREASEVHLQMHLDSFGTCGESADVYATRPVYLQAQSCAAVKLQRTITLPHRALHNAGAVHVLARPTLHLLDDWQERDAEKEEEMHRGADLVAALGAAPPSTQGRLHERKRRYVSSHGVRAEVHMLELDSCGKPRVAPRTSTNPPHFVVDASGVQCLAIALHHDSGAQLPWTGIRRVALGDVRCIDATGAVYATDESYCTLQRSSGSTGAALSVEALWRPEHELLQSPTPPAHHIRATLRVDVDVENSTPLPLSIPLYVRVHASGRLQRTADCDVTWNCAARPSDAAHHAFFCASLSPAPIQRPQELWRVDTRSAPVPGQAALKQWAPRGLSLVADYVNTMRRDAFAIRVCHTRSTLQDFFHARNHASLKAVVLAWQAAADPFHWLRAHWTPSLTRAQSTLYSSDVHLVELHQDAHSQDWLDAWFELRPPFLLARPSQKSEGILLSIYLHGVHVHPAALDSPHTLGLYTATNAYLLRAPSSTLAEQWSPAVDEEAPVRRKREDSDEELFFTPKSVRESAEPFRSGARLAERASPRKSALPKFHSEEEMEQERHAAHTMRTTAPYQFDSALPLPNHAQFLLDLHVAVEQSVLVHMATSGAPASEWHDLETGRLLRIPNVITYTTLRPMVERTVRRSFTLTDFKRVVWIWSHAPGAAFTVPASPASTAAPDDVGGMGFVVSRVRTMDARTRRRTYDYGLGIEMRFGEKISIAPPVTFGSPDNNASPTLRRAPPSPRKLPPSPRSPSAREEMSNLAVWNNGVDERRTEFHRRLCHMVAKAHDQFLAHLDDDIPTHSKSPSTPKMSVGYRSAPGGILTPSATRSGGTHAQRIRHDGPPSSPPSSPLAGRGNHVDVPQTPPRTARRKVPTLYDWHADFDLESTEPIPQAKLPTLNVAPPVAPIRPREPPAPAVPTTTGMSLEERIRAKEQAMRDARQKPGGQAAAPTLHERALLSRLGEIADAIFLLYASSNAPAQSRQGRTSRVLPLHDVLSSLEKSAKVVMSRAESDASVSMLMNIAPGWLERAEIGGQTWLRLRNDPQSFGLRHVREHIAQAKRQARCDVV; this comes from the exons ATGTCCTGGCGAGCGTGGAGCAAGGGAGAGGACGAgagcgcgcgtgccgcggcgctcgccacgTTTCTGGAGGACGACCAAGGTACATTGGAGGAAAAAAAGGTTTTGGCGCTGAGTGTGAaggatgcgctcgtgcaaGAGATGGTCGACATTGAGCTGCGCAccaagctcgtgcgcgtcgcccacAAGCTGAGCCAGGACAAGGTGCAGAGCGAGCCGCTGCAGAACGGTGCGCTGATACACAAGGTTGCTGCATTTGCAGGGGAGGAACCGTTTGGTACGGACCTGGAGCTGCAAGActacgcgctgcgcatggTGCACAACCTGTTTGTGATGAATAGGGACTTGGTCACCTTGGCCGACGAGGATCTCATGGACCTCTTGCTGCCGATCCTCGACGACAATGGGCTGATCGAGAAAGGGTACGGCGGAGACCCTCCCAgctttgcgctgcgctgcgtgctgGCGACCTCCACGGTGTGCCTCTCGCAGCCGTGGTACCGCATCGCGGCCAAGGCgaagcagcagcgcgtgATGGACGTAGTCACGGCGCTGGTGGGCAAACTGGTTCCTacgcgcgatgcgccaaTGGATTCGTGGGAGCCGCCACTGGAGTCATCGGTTGTgctcacgctcgcgctgcacagCATTCCAGAGGACATGGAAGGATCCCAGCAGCTGTACATCTATGCCGAGTCGGCGTTCCTCGCGTGCAagacgtcgccgacgacgctgcTGAGCAGCGGTGTGACGGGTCCCGCGAGCCTTCTCACGTTCTGCCGCGTGCCGTCCGGCGCGTACTTTGCGCGGATGATCGAGATGGCCAAGAAGgtctcgtcgctgctcaAGCAGTCCACAGAGCGCTACATTGATGCAGAGACCAGGGGACCTACgaagctcgccaaggaggaggacgtTAATGTCGAGTCAAACCAGGCGCCGCTTtgggcgcttgcgctcaaGTTCGCCGAGATCGACAGCTCGAccctgcgcgaggagatGACGCCGTACTTTTTCAAGCACGGtgcggacgacgcgccggagGACGCGCCCGGGGCCTTGACGCTTCCGCAGTGGCGCGTGCTGATGAGTTCCGAGGTGTTCTTCATGCTGTCGTATGTTGTCGGCCAGGTCTTTTTCCATCTGGGCAAAGGAAGCG TGAAACTGCTGCTCCGCCGCTTTGGCTTTGAGCTGTGTGCGGGTGTGCTCTCGGCGATTGGCGCAGAACGTCTCGCCCAGCACGAGAGCGAGATTTCAAAGCGTCTCGACGAACCAGACGAGATCTACGACCGGGTCCCGCTCGTCGAAGACGACATCTCTGTTGAGCAGTTCTACAAGATGGTCGAGATCTTTGGCGGTCCGGGCGGGATCACGATGAAGAACCCAGTCGAACAGGCGGCCGAAGAGGGCAAACTCGAAGAGGTCGAGCAGAAAATGCGCGACATGGAGCTCAAAAAGATCCaggaagaggacgaggaggaccaGCGCGCTGTCGAGGAGTGGGCCCAGCTCAAAATGAAACGCACCGCGCCAA agcgcgacgcgccgtgcgacagcgccgcgcgcatgGGGCGCGCGTGGGGCGCCGCATCGGTCCTAggccttgccgaggccgtcTTGTCGCACGCGTCGCTTGTACGCGAGGCAAATGTGCTgtgcacgcgcctcggcgcggatgCCAACTTTCAGCTCGCGGTCCAGCGCCCGTTTCCGTGCGGCTTGGCTCGCTCTGTGCACGACAGCGCCGCGGGGATGGCGGCCAGTGAGCTCGATCCTGGTACGCATGGGCACGTCGTGCCAGTGGCAGtcgtgcgcgtcgtcgatcgCCGCACGTCGGCAATCCACTACTGGGACCTCGCaacgctcgccgagcaggtcaAGGTCTTGCACCGCATCCATTCGAGCCTGCACAACCCtggcgtcgcgcagcacacgGATGTCTATACCCAGCTCTttcgcggcgcatcgcatGGGTTTGCGCATCTTGGCACGGCACGCATCCCGACATTTCCCCTGGCCGAGCAGTCGCACGGGACATGGCGCGTTCCCATTCACTCGACAcacctcggcacgctgggGCACTGCCGCGTAAGCGTGATGTATGTGTGCACGACAAAAGACGGCGTCGTAGGCCGCATttcggtcgacgagctcgatggGCTGACCGAGAGAGAAGCCAGCGAAGTGCACCTGCAAATGCACCTCGACTCGTTCGGCACTTGCGGTGAGAGCGCAGACGTGTACGCTACACGCCCTGTCTATCTCCAGGCGCAGTCCTGTGCGGCGGTcaagctgcagcgcacgatCACACtgccgcatcgcgcgctgcacaatgccggcgccgtgcaCGTCCTTGCCCGGCCCACGCTacacctgctcgacgatTGGCAGGAGAGGGACGCCGAGAAGGAAGAGGAAAtgcaccgcggcgcggaTCTCGTTGCCGCACTgggtgccgcgccgccgtcgacaCAAGGCCGCCTGCACGAACGCAAGCGGCGCTACGTATCGTCGCATGGCGTACGTGCCGAGGTCCACATGCTAGAACTGGACTCGTGCGGCAAGCCGCGTGTCGCACCGCGCACGTCAACCAATCCGCCGCACTTTGTGGTCGATGCCTCGGGCGTGCAGTGCCTCGCCATTGCGCTGCACCACGATTCGGGCGCGCAGCTGCCTTGGACAGGCATTCGTCGCGTCGCActcggcgacgtacgcTGCATCGATGCGACGGGGGCTGTGTATGCAACAGATGAGTCGTACTGTACTCTCCAGCGCTCCTCCGGCAGCACCGGTGCGGCACTGTCGGTCGAGGCACTTTGGCGCCCAGAGCACGAGCTCCTACAGAGCCCTACGCCGCCGGCACACCACATTCGCGCAACGCTACGTGTAGACGTCGACGTGGAAAACAGCACACCGCTTCCTCTGTCTATTCCTTTGTACGTCCGTGTACACGCTTCCGGGCGTCTGCAGCGTACGGCGGACTGCGACGTGACATGGAactgcgcggcacgcccttccgacgcggcgcatcaCGCCTTTTTCTGTGCCTCGCTCTCCCCTGCACCGATACAGCGGCCGCAGGAGCTGTGGCGCGTAGATACGCGGAGTGCGCCTGTGCCAGGCCAAGCGGCACTTAAGCAGTGGGCGCCCCGTGGCCTGTCACTGGTCGCCGACTATGTGAACAcaatgcgccgcgacgcttTTGCTATCCGTGTGTGCCATACGCGCTCTACGCTGCAAGATTTTTTCCATGCACGAAACCACGCATCGCTCAAGGCCGTGGTTCTGGCATggcaggccgccgccgatccCTTTCATtgg CTCCGAGCGCACTGGACGCCGTCACTCACCCGTGCGCAGTCCACTCTGTACTCTTCCGACGTGCACCTTGTCGAACTGCAT CAGGATGCGCACAGCCAAGACTGGCTCGATGCTTGGTTCGAACTACGGCC CCCATTCCTCCTCGCACGCCCCAGCCAGAAAAGCGAAGGCATCCTTCTTTCCATCTACCTGCACGGCGTCCACGTCCACCCTGCCGCGCTGGACTCGCCCCACACCCTCGGCCTGTACACCGCGACCAACGCTTACCTGCTCCGTGCGCCGTCCTCCACCCTTGCGGAGCAGTGGAG CCCGGCCGTCGACGAAGAGGCACCCGTGCGGAGAAAGCGCGAGGAtagcgacgaggagctcttTTTTACGCCCAAGTCCGTCCGTGAATC CGCCGAGCCGTTCC GCAGCGGTGCACGTCTGGCGGAGCGTGCATCGCCACGCAAGTCGGCGCTGCCCAAATTCCACTCGGAGGAAGAAATGGAGCAggagcggcacgctgcacaTACGATGCGGACTACGGCGCCGTACCAGTTTGACAgtgcgctgccgctgccgaacCATGCCCAGTTCCTGCTGGATTTGCATGTGGCCGTCGAGCAGAGTGTCTTGGTGCATATGGCGACGAGCGGTGCCCCGGCGTCGGAATGGCACGACCTCGAGACGGGCCGCCTGTTGCGCATCCCAAACGTGATTACTTATacgacgctgcgcccgaTGGTCGAGCGCACTGTGCGGCGGTCGTTTACGCTCACCGACTTTAAGCGCGTCGTGTGGATTTGGTCGCAtgcgcctggcgctgcgtTCACGGTGCCGGCTTCGCCCGCATCGACGGCTGCACCGGACGACGTGGGAGGCATGGGCTTTGTTGTATCGCGTGTGCGCACGATGGATGCACGCactcgccgccgcacctACGACTATGGCCTCGGGATCGAAATGCGCTTTGGCGAAAAGATTTCTattgcgccgccggtcaCCTTTGGGTCGCCGGACAACAATGCGAGTCCgacgctgcgtcgcgcgccgccgtcgccgcgcaagctgccgccgtcgccgcgctcgccaagcgcTCGAGAAGAAATGAGCAACTTGGCGGTGTGGAACAATGGTGTCGACGAACGCCGCACCGAGTTCCATCGCCGGCTCTGCCACATGGTCGCCAAGGCCCACGACCAGTTCCTCGCACATCTGGACGACGATATACCCACGCATTCCAAGTCGCCTAGCACGCCAAAAATGTCGGTCGGTTACCGGTCCGCACCCGGCGGTATCCTGACGCCCTCTGCAACACGCTcgggcggcacgcacgcacAGCGCATCCGCCACGATGGCCCCCCatcctcgccgccgagcagcccGCTTGCCGGCCGCGGAAACCATGTCGACGTGCCGCAGACACCACCCcgcaccgcacgccgcaAAGTGCCGACGCTCTACGACTGGCACGCCGACTTTGACCTGGAGTCGACTGAGCCGATTCCCCAGGCCAAGCTGCCCACGCTgaacgtcgcgccgccggtaGCGCCGATCCGGCCACGCGagccgccagcgccggccgtgccgacAACGACCGGCATGAGTCTCGAAGAGCGGATCAGGGCCAAGGagcaggcgatgcgcgacgcacgccagAAACCGGGGGGCcaggcagcggcgccgacgctgcaCGAACGTGCGCTGCTCTCCCGCCTGGGCGAGATTGCCGACGCGATTTTCCTTCTCTATGCCTCTTCCAACGCGCCTGCACAGTCGCGCCAAgggcgcacgtcgcgtgTCCTTCCCCTCCACGACGTCCTCTCGTCCCTGGAAAAGTCGGCCAAGGTGGTCATGAGCCGTGCGGAAAGCGATGCGTCAGTGTCAATGCTCATGAACATTGCGCCTGGCTGGCTCGAGCGAGCAGAAATCGGTGGGCAGACATGGCTGCGTCTCCGCAACGATCCACAGTCTTTTGGGCTGCGCCATGTGCGCGAACACATTGCGCAAGCCAAGCGCCAAGCACGGTGCGATGTAGTCTAG
- a CDS encoding uncharacterized protein (EggNog:ENOG503P5P2) — MATHSRSPSWSHARSTPTESYFPSSAPRSGGVLKRRSSVIHSAPAVEPMLSLPQHGTTPQPMNINLKDLNSAVDESSEFGGGAPPSPSTLTDIILTLHASLYGAKRSVDEIREMVWRYYDGDAVFDSPLVSVHGRNRIVNQFILAFAVPGIEVRSELRDVICSDFEFDGTRAGIIDHTITVSFLPNLFRSRRSEQGGNGLFTPGPLMSQGSITPHPFANYATPTTAEGSGFSRARSMGFSSAMSPATPATPFQRTGSFSGGGWGSRPRTPGSQELGVHLTRQPSDMSPLPSGADEGVFGSTPKSAEPISLDTTGMPPSTSRDSVATPAPMIDTHPAMPIDAGIPHWSAPQGLGRSTMWILLYNLISPGRTLRSIFSVELRLLSRLEFNEAGRIVRHEDSWSMRELIDGFFPFLSLFYNLERAAPIDQRAASSVQASSSSAGRHHAKSTNAHRISYGTVHNGKTTEQNYGSGSSSNSSPIEGTDNGGVRHGRQAIANGAAVPQGTTGSSGSSGSSGQSSSQESAVSAALAQMAGSQGSQGQQYPNGHLASTVPSMDNLNRLNRERMASQIQSQAATMNLNQQQASSISGIVENLAGTSTGHGHHRTAQSNSQTSAATGSGSRHRNAANAQQTSAAASGASSSKKHHKHHKSSSAAATGSASGSASGASSAATSSKKKHHKSKSSSGSPSSSASSSATDSASSSSAAPTSSATDTAASSSDSTDSSSSSASSDAAPSSTDGGDSTAPVLDSDPAAAARKRSMHASSSSSNSSSTPSVRRCRKKAHKTASASGAHPSHAVIVSQGSSADFDFVRTQSDSSRHHSRN; from the exons ATGGCCACACACTCGCGCTCCCCTAGCTGGAGCCATGCGCGGTCAACACCGACAGAGTCGTATTTTCCGAGCTCTGCTCCTcgctcgggcggcgtgcttaagcgccgctcgagcgtgaTCCACtctgcgccggccgtcgagcCGATGCTCTCGCTGCCCCAGCACGGCACGACACCCCAACCTATGAACATCAACCTTAAAGACTTGAATTCGGCGGTGGATGAGTCGAGTGAGTTCGGCggtggtgcgccgccgagccctAGCACGCTCACCGACATAATCCTCACGCTGCATGCCTCCCTGTACGGCGCAAAACGGAGCGTGGACGAGATCCGCGAGATGGTCTGGCGCTACTATGACGGCGATGCGGTGTTTGACAGCCCGCTTGTCTCGGTGCATGGTCGCAACCGGATCGTGAACCAGTTTATCCTCGCATTTGCCGTCCCCGGCATAGAGGTCCGCTCCGAGCTCCGCGATGTGATCTGCAGCGATTTTGAGTTTGACGGGACACGCGCGGGTATCATTGACCATACCATCACTGTCTCTTTTCTTCCAAACCTCTTCCGTTCTCGTCGGTCGGAACAAGGCGGAAACGGGCTCTTTACACCGGGCCCGCTGATGAGCCAGGGCAGCATAACCCCACACCCCTTTGCCAACTATGCGACTCCGACGACTGCGGAAGGCAGCGGCTTTTCGCGCGCGCGTTCTATGGGTTTCAGCTCTGCAATGAgccccgcgacgcccgcgacgccctTCCAGCGCACCGGGTCGTTTAGTGGCGGCGGATGGggctcgcggccgcgtaCGCCTGGCTCGCAGGAGCTCGGTGTGCACCTGACGCGGCAGCCGAGCGACATGTCGCCGCTCCCGAGCGGGGCCGACGAGGGGGTGTTTGGCTCGACGCCAAAGAGTGCCGAGCCCATATCCCTCGACACGACCGGCATGCCGCCCAGCACGAGCCGCGACTCGGTGGCGACTCCCGCGCCGATGATTGATACGCACCCCGCGATGCCCATCGATGCCGGCATACCCCACTGGTCTGCGCCTCAGGGTCTTGGCCGCAGCACAATGTGGATTCTGTTGTACAACCTCATTTCGCcggggcgcacgctccgtTCGATCTTTTCGGTGGAACTGCGTTTGCTGAGCCGCCTCGAGTTTAACGAAGCAGGTCGGATTGTCCGCCACGAAGATTCGTGGAGCATGCGCGAGCTAATTGATGGCTTTTTCCCGTTCCTGTCTTTGT TCTACAACCTTGAGCG CGCCGCCCCCATTGACCAGCGTGCCGCTTCGAGTGTGCAggcctcctcgagcagcgctgGTCGTCACCACGCCAAGAGCACCAACGCCCACCGCATCAGCTACGGCACCGTGCACAACGGCAAGACTACCGAGCAGAACTATGGCTcgggcagctcgtcgaACTCGAGCCCCATTGAGGGCACGGATAACGGTGGTGtccgccacggccgccaGGCGATTGCCAacggcgccgccgtgccCCAGGGCACCACTGGTTCGTCGGGTTCGTCGGGCTCCTCGGGCCAGTCCTCCTCGCAGGAGTCGGCCgtcagcgcggcgcttgcgcagatGGCCGGTTCGCAGGGCTCGCAGGGCCAGCAATACCCCAACGGCCACCTCGCCAGCACTGTGCCGTCAATGGACAACCTGAACAGGCTGAACCGTGAGCGCATGGCCTCGCAGATTCAGTCGCAAGCGGCGACCATGAACCTGAACCAGCAGCAGGCGTCGTCCATCTCGGGCATCGTCGAGAATCTCGCTGGCACTTCGACTGGCCACGGTCACCACCGTACCGCGCAGTCGAACAGCCAGACGAGTGCTGCGACTGGTTCGGGCTCGCGTCACCGCAATGCGGCGAACGCGCAGCAGACCTCGGCGGCTGCCTCGGGCGCTTCTTCCTCGAAGAAGCACCACAAGCACCACAAGTCGAGCTCGGCTGCGGCGACCGGCTCTGCCTCGGGTTCGGCCTCGGGtgcctcctcggcggcgacctCGAGCAAGAAGAAGCACCACAAGAGCAAGTCGTCGTCCGGCTCCCcttcgtcgagcgcctcgagctcggcgacggaCTCGGcttcgtcgagctcggcggcgcctaCTTCGAGCGCGACTGACACAGCGGCCTCTTCGTCGGACTCTACTGACAGCagctccagcagcgccagctcggacgcggcgccttcgagcaccgacggcggcgactCGACGGCTCCTGTGCTCGACAGCGAccccgcggccgcggcccgCAAGCGCTCTATGCACGCttcgagcagcagcagcaactcgagctcgacccCGAGCGTTCGCCGCTGCCGCAAGAAGGCGCACAAGACTGCTTCGGCCAGCGGTGCCCACCCGTCGCACGCGGTGATCGTGTCGCAGGGCAGCTCGGCGGACTTTGACTTTGTGCGCACGCAGTCGGACAGCTCGCGCCACCACTCGCGCAACTAA
- the UBA1 gene encoding E1 ubiquitin-activating enzyme (BUSCO:EOG09260ERO; COG:O; EggNog:ENOG503NURC): MSSQDQIDESLYSRQLYVLGHDAMKQMSSSSVLIVGLQGLGAEIAKNTALAGVKSVTLYDPAPVRIEDLSTQFFLRDEDVGKEGVTRASATVPRLAEINTYVPIKALDVPELTPDVLGQFQVVVLCNATVAEQLRVNDVTHNSGTHFLAASVHGLFGSVFADFGKDFVCKDVSGEQALSGMVVSVEKDGEGLVTTLDETRHGLEDGDYVTFSEVQGMTELNDIEPRRVTVKGPYTFTIGDTSSFGDYQRGGIFKQVKQPKTLHFQSLRESRQAPECTISDFAKMDRPPLLHVAFEALSSFIEQTGNAPRPRNKDDAAAVLQHAQALAQERGVTPSDEQGTKLFSMLVEELAFQARGNLSPMVAFIGGFVAQEVLKACSGKFHPLMQYMYVDALEALPTNAASLPESEFAAQGSRYDGQVAVFGRAFQERIANARQFLVGSGAIGCEMLKNWSMMGLGSGPNGQIFVTDMDTIEKSNLNRQFLFRQKDVGNFKADTAAAAVAEMNTDLQGKIHSFQNRVGVETEDVYGDDFFSKLDGVTNALDNVAARQYMDRRCVYYQKPLLESGTLGTKANTQVVVPNLTESYSSSQDPPEKSIPVCTLKNFPNQIEHTIQWAREQFDELFQKPAENVNMYLTQPDFVASLGASDSTSKQQLEQVKEYLVDQRPQTFDACIAWARLKFEENYANMIKQLLFNLPADAVTSTGQPFWSGPKRAPTPIAFDIENPMHLEYIVSAANLHAENYGLKGNSDLAVYRRVLEQVSVPAFAPKTAKVQINDNDPAPVAGNAAEDEASVEELTASLPAPAELTGYRMHPIELEKDDDTNYHIAFITAASNLRAVNYSINPVDRYTTKGIAGKIIPAIATTTALATGLVNLELYKLLDHKTDIEKYSNAFVNLALPFIAFSEPIAAPKQKYNDTEWTLWSRFDIDRDVTLQEFLDYFKAKQLEVTMVSSGVSMLFSDFMPPKKKEERLAMPLSELVQTVSKKPIPAHVKSIIVEIMADDASGEDVEVPYVNVRIRP, translated from the coding sequence ATGTCATCCCAGGATCAGATCGATGAGTCGCTCTATAGCCGTCAGCTGTACGTGCTGGGGCATGATGCGATGAAGCAAATGTCTTCTAGCAGTGTGCTAATTGTTGGCCTGCAGGGTCTCGGCGCGGAGATCGCCAAGAACACGGCCCTGGCTGGTGTCAAGAGTGTGACGTTGTACGACCCCGCGCccgtgcgcatcgaggaTCTCAGCACGCAGTTCTTTTTGCGTGATGAGGACGTGGGCAAGGAGGGAGTGACGCGTGCGTCTGCTAcggtgccgcgcctcgccgagattAACACTTACGTACCGATCAAGGCCCTCGACGTCCCGGAGCTCACCCCGGACGTCCTCGGCCAGTTCCAGGTCGTGGTGCTGTGCAATGCGACGGTTGCTGAGCAGCTGCGTGTGAACGATGTGACGCACAACTCGGGCACGCACTTCCTCGCTGCGTCCGTGCACGGCCTCTTTGGCAGCGTTTTTGCCGACTTTGGCAAGGACTTTGTGTGCAAGGACGTGTccggcgagcaggcgctctcGGGTATGGTCGTCTCGGTGGAAAAGGACGGCGAGGGTCTCGTTaccacgctcgacgagacgcgccACGGGCTCGAGGACGGCGACTATGTCACCTTTAGCGAAGTCCAGGGCATGACGGAGCTCAACGACATcgagccgcgccgcgtcacGGTCAAGGGGCCGTACACGTTCACGATCGGCGACACCTCGTCGTTCGGCGACTACCAGCGCGGCGGTATCTTTAAGCAGGTCAAGCAGCCCAAGACGTTGCACTTCcagtcgctgcgcgagagTCGCCAGGCGCCCGAGTGCACGATTTCCGATTTTGCCAAGATGGACCGCCCCCCGCTGTTGCACGTTGCGTTTGAGGCGCTCTCGTCCTTCATTGAGCAGACCGGAaatgcgccgcggccccgCAACAAagacgacgcggcggctgtgctgcagcacgcccaggcgctcgcccagGAGCGCGGTGTGACCCCCAGTGACGAGCAAGGCACCAAGCTCTTTTCGATGcttgtcgaggagctcgcgtTTCAGGCGCGCGGCAACCTCTCGCCCATGGTCGCCTTTATTGGCGGCTTTGTCGCGCAAGAGGTGCTCAAGGCGTGCAGCGGCAAGTTCCACCCCTTGATGCAGTACATGtacgtcgatgcgctcgaggcgctcccgACGAatgccgcgtcgctgcccgAGAGCGAGTTTGCGGCGCAGGGTTCGCGCTACGACGGCCAGGTCGCCGTCTTTGGCCGTGCGTTCCAGGAGCGCATTGCGAACGCGCGCCAGTTCCTGGTCGGCTCTGGTGCGATTGGCTGCGAGATGCTCAAGAACTGGAGCATGATGGGCCTCGGCTCTGGCCCGAACGGCCAGATCTTTGTCACGGACATGGACACGATCGAGAAGAGCAACCTGAACCGCCAGTTCCTCTTCCGCCAGAAGGACGTGGGCAACTTTAAGGCCGACacggccgctgcggcggtggccgagATGAACACCGATCTGCAGGGCAAGATCCACTCGTTCCAGAACCGCGTCGGGGTGGAGACAGAAGACGTGTACGGCGACGACTTCTTTTCGAAGCTCGATGGTGTGACgaacgcgctcgacaatgtcgccgcgcgccagtACATGGACCGCCGCTGCGTCTACTACCAAAAGCCCCTGCTCGAGTcgggcacgctcggcaccaAGGCAAACACGCAGGTGGTGGTGCCAAACCTCACCGAGTCGTACTCCTCGTCGCAGGACCCTCCGGAGAAGTCCATCCCGGTGTGCACGCTCAAGAACTTCCCGAACCAGATCGAGCACACGATCCAGtgggcgcgcgagcagttTGACGAGCTCTTCCAGAAGCCGGCCGAGAACGTGAACATGTACCTGACGCAGCCCGATTTTGTCGCGTCACTCGGTGCGTCGGACAGCACCTCgaagcagcagctcgagcaggtcaaGGAGTACCTCGTGGACCAGCGCCCCCAGACCTTTGACGCGTGCATTGCGTGGGCGCGTCTCAAGTTTGAGGAGAACTATGCCAACATGATCAAGCAGCTGCTCTTCAACCtgcccgccgacgcggtgaCCTCGACGGGCCAGCCTTTCTGGTCGGGTccgaagcgcgcgcccaCGCCGATTGCGTTCGACATTGAGAACCCGATGCACCTCGAGTACATTGTCTCTGCGGCGAACCTCCACGCGGAGAACTATGGTCTGAAGGGCAACAGCGACCTCGCCGTGTaccgccgcgtgctcgagcaggtgtCGGTGCCTGCCTTTGCGCCCAAGACGGCCAAGGTGCAGATCAACGACAACGACCCTGCGCCTGTGGCCGGCAACGCGgcggaggacgaggcgagtgtcgaggagctcacTGCGAGCCTCCCGGCCCCGGCGGAGCTGACGGGCTACCGCATGCACCccatcgagctcgagaaggaCGACGACACGAACTACCACATCGCCTTTATCACGGCGGCGTCGAACCTGCGTGCGGTGAACTATTCCATCAACCCGGTGGACCGCTACACGACCAAGGGTATTGCCGGCAAGATTATTCCGGCCATtgcgacgacgaccgcgctcgcgacTGGTCTCGTGAACCTCGAGCTGTACAAGCTGCTGGACCACAAGACGGATATCGAAAAGTACTCGAACGCTTTCGTGAACCTCGCGCTGCCATTTATTGCTTTCAGCGagccgatcgccgcgccgaagcAAAAGTACAACGACACCGAGTGGACGCTCTGGTCGCGCTTCGACATCGACCGCGACGTGACGCTCCAAGAGTTCCTCGACTACTTTAAGGcgaagcagctcgaggtgaCGATGgtctcgagcggcgtctcgaTGCTCTTCTCCGACTTTATGCCGCCGAAGAAGaaggaggagcgcctggcgATGCCGCTGAGCGAGCTTGTGCAGACCGTGTCCAAGAAGCCGATTCCCGCACACGTCAAGAGCATCATCGTCGAGATCATGGCCGACGATGCCAGCGGCGAAGACGTCGAGGTGCCCTACGTCAATGTGCGTATCCGCCCGTAG